The following proteins come from a genomic window of Hoplias malabaricus isolate fHopMal1 chromosome 15, fHopMal1.hap1, whole genome shotgun sequence:
- the LOC136668932 gene encoding interferon-inducible GTPase 5-like, whose amino-acid sequence MESQPSDINEAIEASGEVTLEQATNKAKEETDSLLNVRLDIAVTGETGSGKSSLVNALRGLKDSDEDAAPVGVTETTTEPTPYQHPTMPNVTLWDLPGIGSSNFKAKTYLKNVKFDRYDFFLIVSSGRFRENDIMLAKEIKKKKKVFYFVRSKTDLDVQFEKERKGIDKEETLSNIRRNSEEELKGIGNPKIFLVSSWDTSEFDFEKLIDTLESELPEHKQSALLQSVPVYSVAILERKVRMFQKAAWAVALASGAIAVAPVPGLSVSSDIAMVGSFFTSIYHSFGLDDKSLERLSERVNKPHLKSLKMSPLVEELIQMSSLRLGASALGVFLCSLVPVAGSAAAAAISFTTTRTVLLKGLDALAEEARKVLREAGLE is encoded by the coding sequence ATGGAGAGCCAACCTTCTGACATAAACGAAGCAATTGAGGCATCTGGAGAAGTCACTTTGGAACAGGCAACCAACAAAGCCAAAGAGGAGACCGACAGTTTGTTAAATGTCAGACTTGACATTGCTGTAACTGGAGAAACAGGATCAGGGAAATCATCTCTCGTCAATGCACTCAGAGGTCTGAAGGACAGTGATGAAGATGCAGCTCCAGTTGGAGTTACTGAGACCACTACTGAACCAACGCCTTACCAACATCCCACAATGccaaatgtgacactgtggGACCTGCCAGGAATCGGAAGTTCAAATTTCAAGGCAAAGACATACCTTAAAAATGTCAAGTTTGACCGGTATGATTTCTTCCTCATTGTGTCATCAGGGAGATTCAGAGAGAATGACATCATGCTGGCTAAAGAgatcaagaaaaagaaaaaggtatTTTACTTCGTTAGATCAAAGACAGACCTTGATGTTCAatttgaaaaagaaagaaagggcaTCGACAAAGAAGAAACTCTCTCAAACATTAGAAGAAACTCTGAGGAAGAACTGAAGGGAATTGGGAATCCCAAAATTTTCCTCGTATCCTCTTGGGACACTTCTGAATTTGATTTTGAGAAGCTCATTGACACATTGGAGTCTGAACTCCCAGAACATAAGCAAAGCGCTTTACTGCAGTCAGTACCTGTCTATTCTGTGGCTATACTGGAGAGGAAAGTGAGAATGTTTCAGAAAGCAGCGTGGGCTGTAGCTCTTGCCTCGGGAGCAATTGCAGTGGCTCCAGTGCCCGGTCTGTCAGTCTCATCTGACATTGCCATGGTGGGGTCTTTCTTCACAAGTATCTACCACTCCTTTGGTCTTGATGATAAATCACTAGAAAGGCTCTCAGAACGAGTGAACAAACCTCATCTGAAGTCCCTGAAAATGTCCCCACTAGTAGAAGAACTTATACAAATGTCCTCTCTCAGGCTGGGAGCATCTGCTTTAGGGGTGTTTCTTTGTAGTCTGGTGCCTGTTGCAGGAAGTGCTGCAGCTGCAGCAATATCTTTCACCACCACACGTACGGTCCTCCTGAAAGGACTGGATGCATTAGCAGAAGAAGCGAGGAAGGTGCTGAGAGAAGCAGGGTTAGAGTAA